CGGTAGCAACACGTAGCGATACCTCAGCCGGAACCCGCGAAGGAGACCGCACCCATGTCGCATATCGAAACCACCGTCGAGGGTCATGTCCTCGCGATCAAGGTCAATCGCCCCGACAAGCTCAACGCGCTTTCACCGGAGATGTACAGCGATCTCTCGCTGGCGCTGGGTCGACTCGACCGCGAACCGGAGCTGCGCGTCGGCCTGCTCCATGCCGAGGGCAAGCACTTCAGCTCGGGCGTGGAGCTCGACAGGTGGGCGCCGATGTTCGCCAGGGGCGAGGGCTTCCCCTGCCCGGAGGGCGGCATCGACCCCTTCGCGCTGTCCGGACCGCGCTGCTCGAAGCCGGTCGTCATGGCGGTGCAGGGCTACTGCTATACCTGGGGCGTGGAGATCATGCTCAACACCGACGTGCGCATCGCGGCGGACGACACGCGCTTCGCGCTGCTCGAGGTCAAGCGCGGCATCTACCCGTGCGGTGGCGCCACGCTGCGCCTCCCGGAGCAGATGGGCTGGGCCAACGCCCAGCGCTATCTGCTGACCGGCGATGCCTGGAGCGCCGCCGAGGCGCTGCGCACCGGCCTCGTGCAGGAGGTCGTCACGCCCGGCGAGCAGTTGCGCGCGGCGCGTGCCGTGGCCGAGCGCATGGCCGCCGCGGCGCCGCTGGGCGTGCGGGCGATCCTGCGCTCGACGCGCCAGGCGCGGGTCGACGGTGAGGCGGTCGCGGCGGCGCATGTCTTCGACGACATGCCGGCGGTGATGGCCAGCGAGGACGCGAAGGAGGGCGTGCAGTCCTTCGTCGAGCGGC
The Algiphilus sp. DNA segment above includes these coding regions:
- a CDS encoding crotonase/enoyl-CoA hydratase family protein, encoding MSHIETTVEGHVLAIKVNRPDKLNALSPEMYSDLSLALGRLDREPELRVGLLHAEGKHFSSGVELDRWAPMFARGEGFPCPEGGIDPFALSGPRCSKPVVMAVQGYCYTWGVEIMLNTDVRIAADDTRFALLEVKRGIYPCGGATLRLPEQMGWANAQRYLLTGDAWSAAEALRTGLVQEVVTPGEQLRAARAVAERMAAAAPLGVRAILRSTRQARVDGEAVAAAHVFDDMPAVMASEDAKEGVQSFVERRDAVFKGR